A stretch of the Notolabrus celidotus isolate fNotCel1 chromosome 3, fNotCel1.pri, whole genome shotgun sequence genome encodes the following:
- the mc1r gene encoding melanocyte-stimulating hormone receptor — MDMTNRTHHNPSILHMEFSPLSDFMEENDTNSTAGERNLFSCVQVRIPQELFLALGLISLVENILVVLAIFKNRNLHSPMYYFICCLAVSDMLVSVSNVVETIFMLLNDHGLMDVHPGMLRHLDNVIDVMICSSVVSSLSFLCTIAADRYITIFYALRYHSIMTTQRAVIIIVVVWLASITSSILFIVYHTDNAVIVCLVTFFCITLVFNAVLYLHMFLLAHLHSRRIVAFNKSRRQSTSMKGAITLTILLGVFILCWGPFFLHLILILTCPTSPFCNCFFRNFNLFLILIICNSLIDPLIYAYRSQELRKTLQELVLCSWCFGV, encoded by the coding sequence ATGGATATGACCAACAGGACCCATCACAACCCTTCCATCCTCCATATGGAGTTCAGCCCGCTCAGTGACTTTATGGAGGAGAACGACACCAACTCCACAGCGGGAGAGAGAAACTTGTTCAGCTGCGTGCAGGTCCGAATCCCTCAGGAGCTCTTCCTGGCCCTGGGGCTCATCAGCCTGGTGGAGAACATCCTGGTAGTTCTGGCCATATTCAAGAACCGGAACCTGCACTCGCCCATGTACTACTTCATCTGCTGCCTGGCTGTGTCCGACATGCTTGTGAGCGTCAGTAATGTGGTGGAGACTATTTTTATGCTCCTGAACGACCACGGCCTAATGGATGTGCACCCCGGCATGCTGCGCCACCTGGACAACGTCATCGACGTGATGATCTGCAGCTCCGTGGTTTCCTCGCTTTCCTTTCTGTGCACCATCGCCGCGGATCGATACATCACCATCTTTTACGCGCTGCGCTACCACAGCATCATGACCACGCAGCGCGCCGTCATCATCATCGTGGTGGTGTGGCTGGCCAGCATCACCTCCAGCATCCTCTTCATCGTGTACCATACCGACAACGCCGTTATCGTGTGCCTCGTGACCTTCTTCTGCATCACGCTGGTGTTCAACGCCGTGCTCTACCTGCACATGTTCCTCCTGGCCCACCTGCATTCCCGGCGCATCGTGGCTTTCAACAAAAGTAGGCGCCAGTCCACGAGCATGAAGGGCGCAATCACTCTTACCATCCTGCTCGGAGTCTTCATTTTATGCTGGGGCCCCTTCTTCCTCcacctcatcctcatcctcacctgCCCCACCAGCCCCTTCTGCAACTGCTTCTTCAGGAACTTTaacctcttcctcatcctcatcatctgTAACTCGCTCATTGACCCTCTCATCTACGCATACCGGAGCCAGGAGCTGCGTAAAACTCTACAGGAGCTGGTGCTGTGCTCCTGGTGCTTCGGGGTGTGA